The following proteins are co-located in the Spirosoma montaniterrae genome:
- the radC gene encoding RadC family protein, with protein sequence MTYETTSGTILTWAEEDRPREKLMLKGKAALSEAELIAILINSGTVDLTAVDVAKIILKSVGNNLNELARLSVKDLSKFRGIGEARAIAIVAALELGRRRKEQDRPQRARITCSRDAYNEMIPHLMDKPHEEFWVLLLNRANEVMRPVQISAGGVSGTVADTRIIFKQAIEHLASAIILCHNHPSGNLTPSQADKDLTRKLKDAGRLLDIPVLDHLIFTDKAYLSFADEGIL encoded by the coding sequence GTGACTTACGAAACTACTTCCGGTACTATCCTGACTTGGGCCGAGGAAGACCGCCCGCGCGAAAAGCTGATGCTGAAAGGCAAAGCAGCTCTGTCAGAAGCTGAACTGATTGCCATTCTGATAAACTCCGGCACCGTCGATCTGACCGCCGTCGACGTTGCCAAAATTATCCTGAAGAGCGTTGGCAACAATCTTAACGAACTCGCCCGCCTGAGCGTCAAAGACCTGTCGAAATTTCGGGGCATTGGCGAAGCACGGGCTATTGCCATTGTGGCCGCGCTCGAACTGGGGCGTCGGCGCAAAGAACAGGATCGACCGCAACGAGCGCGTATCACCTGCTCACGCGATGCCTACAACGAGATGATACCCCATTTGATGGATAAACCCCACGAAGAATTCTGGGTGTTGCTGCTCAACCGCGCTAATGAAGTTATGCGTCCGGTGCAGATTAGCGCGGGGGGCGTGTCGGGTACGGTGGCCGATACCCGCATTATTTTCAAACAGGCCATTGAGCATTTGGCCTCGGCCATTATTCTCTGCCACAACCACCCGTCGGGCAATCTTACCCCCTCGCAGGCCGATAAAGACCTGACCCGCAAACTCAAAGACGCCGGTCGCCTGCTCGACATTCCCGTACTCGACCACCTGATTTTCACCGACAAGGCGTATCTAAGTTTTGCGGATGA
- the rpsT gene encoding 30S ribosomal protein S20 produces MANHKSAKKAIRSSEKKRLQNRYQHVTTRNLVKKLRTTTDHAMAVELFKTVSSALDKLAKRNIIHKNKASNNKSKLARLVNSLKPAAA; encoded by the coding sequence ATGGCAAACCATAAGTCAGCAAAAAAAGCAATCCGGTCAAGCGAAAAGAAGCGGTTGCAAAACCGCTATCAGCACGTAACAACGCGGAACCTTGTTAAAAAACTGCGTACCACTACCGACCATGCAATGGCCGTTGAGTTGTTCAAAACCGTATCGTCGGCTCTTGACAAACTCGCTAAGCGCAACATCATCCACAAGAACAAAGCATCGAACAATAAGTCGAAACTGGCTCGGTTGGTTAACAGCCTGAAACCGGCTGCTGCTTAG
- a CDS encoding Dabb family protein, whose translation MNAKSRGYALIVVLMCAFALTIYGAYSPARKAQKQQIVCVKFKKGVESQAVERHMNGFAALKHEIPQIVNYTSGKTILTNTGVSDYDVVHYLTFQSEADIKIFENSPAYKQFVAENRADWDNSLIVNADIRP comes from the coding sequence ATGAATGCGAAATCACGGGGGTATGCCCTCATCGTTGTGCTGATGTGCGCTTTTGCTTTGACAATCTACGGAGCCTACTCGCCCGCCCGCAAAGCGCAGAAACAGCAGATTGTCTGTGTGAAATTTAAAAAAGGGGTCGAATCGCAAGCTGTTGAACGGCATATGAACGGTTTTGCGGCTTTAAAACACGAAATTCCACAGATCGTCAATTATACGTCGGGTAAGACAATCCTGACCAACACTGGTGTTTCTGACTATGACGTAGTACATTACCTGACGTTTCAGTCGGAGGCCGATATAAAAATTTTCGAGAACAGTCCGGCCTACAAACAGTTCGTGGCCGAGAACCGCGCTGATTGGGATAATTCCTTGATCGTCAATGCCGACATTCGGCCCTGA
- a CDS encoding zinc dependent phospholipase C family protein, whose product MFYQMYKRFIRRKGFAKFFLCLLISISSCYAGKSILPKKPSCLLAQKSTIHIIPSWGFYAHQQINRLAVFTLPAEMMPFFKKHIQFLTDNAVNPDKRRYAVVGEAPRHFIDLDAYPDTSTTTLPRFYKEAATRYGEDTLALHGLVPWQIQLTKYQLTEAFKQRNIRRILRIAADLGHYIADANVPLHTTRNYNGQLTGQQGIHGFWESRLPELHSLNYDFLTGPAEYVQSPQKAAWRAVFRANAALDSVLRFERQLTDELGESRKFGFDERNGITSKVYADDFSRQYHERLHGQVERQMRASVKMVGDFWYTAWVDAGQPDLKALANYKFTDEEEKEEAEEKKSWLKRLFSAREEG is encoded by the coding sequence ATGTTCTATCAAATGTACAAACGATTCATTCGGCGCAAAGGTTTCGCGAAATTTTTTTTGTGTCTCCTGATTTCGATTAGCTCCTGTTACGCCGGAAAATCCATTCTCCCAAAAAAGCCAAGCTGTCTTCTGGCTCAGAAAAGTACAATTCACATAATCCCGTCCTGGGGGTTTTACGCGCATCAGCAGATTAACCGACTGGCTGTGTTTACGCTGCCCGCCGAGATGATGCCGTTCTTTAAAAAGCACATTCAGTTCCTGACCGACAACGCCGTGAATCCCGACAAACGCCGGTATGCCGTGGTGGGTGAAGCTCCGCGCCATTTCATCGATCTCGACGCCTACCCCGATACGTCAACAACCACATTACCACGCTTTTACAAAGAAGCGGCTACTCGTTACGGCGAGGACACGCTGGCCCTGCACGGACTGGTGCCGTGGCAGATTCAACTGACGAAATACCAGCTTACCGAAGCGTTTAAACAGCGCAACATCCGGCGTATTCTGCGCATCGCGGCTGATCTGGGCCACTATATTGCCGACGCCAACGTGCCGTTGCACACTACCCGCAACTACAACGGTCAATTGACTGGGCAACAGGGCATTCATGGTTTCTGGGAATCGCGATTGCCGGAATTGCACAGCCTGAATTATGACTTCCTGACTGGCCCGGCGGAGTACGTACAATCGCCACAGAAAGCGGCCTGGCGGGCGGTGTTTCGGGCCAATGCTGCGCTCGATTCGGTGCTGCGCTTCGAGCGACAACTGACCGACGAACTGGGTGAAAGCCGCAAATTTGGTTTTGACGAACGCAACGGCATCACCTCTAAAGTTTACGCCGATGACTTTTCGCGGCAGTACCACGAACGGCTGCACGGGCAGGTGGAGCGGCAGATGCGGGCGTCGGTAAAAATGGTCGGCGATTTCTGGTACACCGCCTGGGTCGATGCCGGTCAACCCGATTTGAAAGCGTTAGCGAACTATAAATTCACCGACGAAGAAGAAAAAGAAGAAGCCGAAGAAAAGAAAAGCTGGCTGAAACGCCTGTTTTCGGCCAGGGAAGAAGGATAG
- a CDS encoding UvrD-helicase domain-containing protein, with protein sequence MFKIYSSSAGSGKTYTLTKEYLKLALRPGEKEDYFRHILAVTFTNAAANEMKNRILDRLRDLAAGKVDDLAIDLAEELYECPRQSDAFAVALTDLRQKADAVFKTILHRYADFSVTTIDSFTQRVVMAFTDELGLPYSFEVEMETDEVLELAIDSLIEKAGVDEMDEITTILSDYYTTTADEGKSWNQLPEMLREFGRNLTSDQFYEAVNAAQQLSPSAIRQIRGQLLGFTQQHEADIVAHAQRAWQRITDAGLSEDDFTYGKAGVGGFIRAVAGGDAAKEAGTRVRNAVDKGEWYGKKTPMPVQGMIDAMADELCDCLTQIETLRDERGRQVALFECLLPHLQKLALLKQMRIEFDELLRKDGRVHISEFNKKILSIVASEPVPFLYERLGEKYNHILIDEFQDTSRLQFANLLPLIENALGFEHFNLAVGDGKQAIYRFRGGDMDQIVALHRHDLNSLKHAHGPDSWTAERIAMLDGHIKDEVLNTNWRSAAPIVQFNNEFFEHTARKFEFDHPKLADVFDAEQLFHQQVSPKARPEGHVQIDFVQKDDEAKKDLTTMMLEKTIEHLNNALADGYQYGDIAVLCRRKKDARALANELNARQIPLVSADSLSLEFSDPVKWLVTVMRVLMRPDHKLWRYELLYLYHRVVRGIFPDDMLTEELRKVAETGADAVYEYLTNEGYPLNPYALGQLNPYELAERLTAQFGLFGQAEHNPFLFRFLDEVLTFNQKRSGHLADFLLYWDGVREKISVEGNARNAVQIQTIHKSKGLEFPVVIIPFANWDVAPMSKGTIWVNLDDVETDLLTHADPLGQSTRLLSAPVHPTNKLKKVPTSVSAQYEEEVTRTFLENMNLLYVAFTRPTDRLYIIGEGGDFSKEGSQKDISYWLHAFLRDGEVARNCGCSWQEGRSSYEISLCLDAFEHKKANDTADEIVLDDIISGHRLQELNLRRQADRMFDVRTFERTRERDRKLGAALSLIKGPNSIDNSLRRLVSEGLIRLSDCDDLRQSLTAIVSHPALSNLFDDTLRIDTDRSILSNKRLHGAPHRVVHFSTGRIVLVQYQSVGQPADEARDPLSSLKYFTNLYRDMGFPEVEGRLVYLSDVPEVVVV encoded by the coding sequence ATGTTCAAAATCTATAGTTCGTCGGCGGGGTCGGGTAAGACGTATACCCTTACCAAAGAGTACCTCAAATTAGCCCTCCGACCAGGCGAGAAAGAGGACTATTTCCGGCATATCCTGGCCGTTACGTTTACCAACGCAGCCGCCAATGAGATGAAAAACCGGATTCTCGACCGGCTCCGCGACCTGGCCGCTGGTAAGGTCGATGACCTTGCTATCGATCTGGCCGAAGAACTGTACGAATGCCCGCGCCAGTCTGATGCATTTGCCGTTGCCCTGACCGACCTGCGCCAGAAAGCCGACGCCGTTTTCAAAACCATTCTGCACCGCTACGCTGATTTTTCGGTGACAACCATCGACTCATTTACGCAACGGGTAGTCATGGCATTTACCGATGAATTGGGCCTGCCCTACTCGTTCGAGGTCGAAATGGAGACCGACGAAGTGCTGGAACTGGCTATCGACAGCCTGATCGAGAAAGCGGGCGTGGATGAAATGGATGAGATTACAACCATCCTGAGCGATTATTACACCACCACCGCCGACGAGGGTAAAAGCTGGAACCAACTGCCCGAAATGCTCAGAGAATTTGGCCGAAACCTCACCTCCGACCAGTTTTACGAGGCCGTCAATGCCGCTCAGCAACTTTCGCCCAGTGCTATTCGCCAGATTCGCGGGCAACTGCTGGGCTTCACCCAACAGCACGAAGCCGACATTGTGGCCCACGCACAACGCGCCTGGCAGCGCATCACAGACGCGGGTCTGAGCGAAGACGATTTCACCTACGGGAAAGCGGGCGTTGGTGGCTTCATTCGGGCCGTGGCCGGGGGCGACGCAGCCAAAGAAGCCGGTACGCGGGTGCGAAACGCCGTTGACAAAGGCGAGTGGTACGGCAAAAAAACGCCGATGCCCGTGCAGGGTATGATCGATGCGATGGCCGACGAACTCTGCGACTGCCTGACCCAAATCGAAACCCTGCGCGACGAGCGCGGTCGGCAGGTCGCGCTGTTCGAGTGTTTGTTGCCACACCTGCAAAAGCTGGCCCTGCTGAAGCAAATGCGAATTGAGTTCGATGAACTGCTTCGCAAAGATGGGCGGGTGCATATTTCGGAATTCAACAAAAAAATTCTGAGCATTGTAGCCTCCGAACCAGTGCCGTTTCTGTATGAGCGGTTAGGCGAGAAATACAATCATATTCTGATTGATGAGTTTCAGGATACGTCGCGGCTGCAATTTGCCAACCTGCTGCCGCTGATTGAGAACGCGCTCGGTTTCGAGCATTTCAATCTGGCCGTGGGCGATGGCAAACAGGCCATTTACCGCTTCCGGGGGGGCGATATGGACCAGATTGTAGCCCTGCACCGGCACGACCTCAACAGCCTGAAACACGCCCACGGACCCGATTCGTGGACCGCCGAACGCATTGCCATGCTCGACGGGCACATCAAAGACGAGGTGCTGAATACCAACTGGCGCAGCGCAGCCCCCATCGTACAATTCAACAACGAATTTTTTGAGCATACCGCCCGCAAGTTCGAGTTCGACCACCCCAAACTCGCCGACGTGTTCGATGCCGAACAGTTGTTTCACCAGCAGGTGTCGCCTAAAGCGCGGCCTGAAGGTCACGTGCAGATTGACTTTGTGCAGAAGGACGACGAAGCCAAAAAAGATTTGACGACCATGATGCTCGAAAAAACCATCGAGCATCTGAACAATGCCTTAGCCGATGGCTATCAGTACGGCGACATTGCCGTTTTGTGCCGCCGAAAAAAGGACGCCCGTGCGCTGGCGAATGAACTCAACGCCCGGCAAATTCCGCTTGTGTCTGCCGATTCGCTGTCGCTCGAATTTTCAGACCCCGTAAAGTGGCTCGTAACGGTGATGCGGGTGCTGATGCGGCCCGACCATAAGTTGTGGCGATACGAACTGCTGTATCTTTATCACCGTGTTGTACGGGGCATTTTTCCCGACGATATGCTGACGGAAGAATTGCGAAAGGTAGCCGAAACCGGGGCCGACGCCGTCTATGAATACCTGACCAACGAAGGCTACCCGCTCAACCCCTATGCGCTCGGGCAACTTAACCCTTATGAACTGGCCGAGCGGCTTACGGCGCAGTTTGGCCTGTTCGGGCAGGCTGAGCACAACCCGTTTTTGTTCCGGTTTTTAGACGAAGTGCTGACCTTCAACCAGAAACGCAGCGGACACCTGGCCGATTTTCTGCTGTACTGGGACGGTGTTCGTGAGAAAATATCGGTCGAAGGCAATGCCCGCAACGCCGTGCAGATTCAGACCATTCACAAATCGAAAGGGCTGGAATTCCCGGTGGTGATTATCCCGTTTGCCAACTGGGACGTTGCGCCCATGTCGAAGGGCACAATCTGGGTCAATCTGGACGACGTGGAAACCGACCTGCTGACCCACGCCGACCCACTGGGCCAATCAACCCGGCTGCTCAGTGCGCCCGTTCATCCGACGAATAAACTCAAAAAAGTACCAACGAGTGTTTCGGCGCAGTATGAGGAAGAGGTGACGCGAACGTTTCTGGAGAATATGAATCTGCTGTACGTGGCTTTCACCCGCCCTACCGACCGGCTGTACATCATTGGCGAGGGGGGCGATTTCTCGAAAGAAGGTAGTCAGAAAGACATCAGCTACTGGCTCCATGCGTTCCTGCGCGATGGCGAGGTGGCCCGCAATTGCGGCTGTAGCTGGCAGGAAGGCCGCAGCAGCTACGAAATCAGCCTGTGTTTAGACGCGTTTGAACACAAAAAAGCCAACGACACTGCCGATGAGATTGTGCTGGACGATATTATCAGCGGCCACCGCCTACAGGAGCTAAACCTGCGCCGACAGGCCGACCGTATGTTCGACGTCCGCACGTTTGAACGCACCCGCGAGCGCGACCGCAAACTCGGCGCGGCTCTTAGTTTGATTAAAGGCCCCAACAGCATCGACAATAGTCTACGTCGGCTTGTTAGCGAAGGACTGATTCGCCTGTCGGACTGCGACGACCTCCGCCAGAGCCTGACCGCCATCGTCTCGCACCCCGCGCTGTCAAATTTATTTGATGACACACTGCGTATCGACACCGACCGAAGTATTCTGAGCAACAAGCGATTACACGGTGCTCCACATCGCGTGGTGCATTTTTCGACGGGCCGAATCGTGCTGGTACAGTACCAATCGGTCGGCCAGCCCGCCGACGAAGCCCGCGACCCGCTCAGCTCGTTGAAATACTTCACAAACCTCTACCGCGACATGGGCTTTCCCGAAGTCGAAGGTCGTTTGGTGTATTTGAGCGACGTACCGGAAGTTGTTGTTGTTTGA
- the hisC gene encoding histidinol-phosphate transaminase translates to MFQLKNLLRPHILTLTPYSSARDEYTGTEGVFLDANENPYGPTLGGPTLGGSTTAEVHFNRYPDPHQWAIKQRLAPIKGVRPEQIFLGNGSDEPIDLLIRATCIPGVDSPGVDSPGVDSPGHDSILIMPPTYGMYEVSATINDVAITKIPLTADFQVDLPAVLAGITETTKIVWLCSPNNPSGNRLRADDIRTVLETATQSLVVVDEAYIDFSPDKSWTSELDRYPNLVVLQTFSKAWGLAGLRLGMCFASEELIAVLNKIKPPYNISAPTQTLALEALTREADKNAMVAEIQTERGYLAEHLQLLPDVQLIYPSDANFLLVRFADAQATFEYLIREQVIVRDRSRVKHCDGCLRISVGTRAENERLLEVLRQQHENTATPRLPLGNGQQATKPELVSNA, encoded by the coding sequence ATGTTCCAACTAAAAAACCTGCTGCGCCCACACATCCTGACGCTGACACCCTACTCGTCGGCCCGTGATGAATATACCGGCACCGAAGGCGTTTTCTTAGACGCTAACGAAAATCCATACGGCCCGACGCTCGGCGGTCCGACGCTCGGCGGCTCAACCACCGCCGAGGTCCACTTCAACCGCTACCCCGACCCGCATCAGTGGGCTATCAAACAGCGGCTGGCCCCGATTAAGGGCGTTCGGCCCGAACAGATTTTTCTGGGTAACGGCTCCGACGAACCCATCGACCTGCTCATCCGGGCCACCTGCATACCCGGCGTGGATTCGCCCGGCGTGGATTCGCCCGGCGTGGATTCGCCCGGCCACGACAGCATCCTGATTATGCCGCCTACCTACGGCATGTACGAGGTATCGGCCACAATCAACGACGTAGCAATTACAAAAATCCCGCTCACGGCTGATTTTCAGGTCGACCTGCCCGCCGTGCTGGCCGGCATTACCGAAACCACGAAGATCGTCTGGCTGTGTTCGCCCAACAATCCGTCGGGCAACCGGCTGCGAGCCGATGACATCCGGACGGTGCTGGAAACGGCTACGCAATCGCTGGTGGTAGTCGATGAAGCGTACATTGACTTTTCGCCGGACAAATCATGGACGAGCGAACTCGACCGTTACCCGAATTTGGTGGTGCTGCAAACGTTCTCGAAAGCCTGGGGGCTGGCTGGTTTGCGGCTCGGTATGTGCTTTGCCAGCGAGGAACTGATTGCGGTACTGAACAAAATCAAGCCACCCTACAACATTTCGGCCCCGACGCAGACCCTGGCCCTTGAAGCCCTGACACGCGAAGCAGACAAAAACGCGATGGTGGCCGAAATACAGACCGAGCGCGGCTATTTAGCTGAACACTTACAATTGCTGCCCGACGTACAACTGATTTATCCGTCGGATGCTAATTTTCTATTAGTACGATTCGCCGATGCGCAGGCCACGTTTGAGTATCTCATTCGCGAACAGGTTATTGTGCGCGACCGCTCCCGCGTAAAACACTGCGACGGCTGCCTGCGTATTTCGGTTGGCACACGGGCCGAGAACGAACGTTTGCTCGAAGTGCTGCGGCAACAACACGAGAACACAGCTACTCCACGTTTACCACTTGGCAATGGCCAACAGGCAACGAAACCAGAGTTAGTCTCGAACGCTTAA
- a CDS encoding peptide deformylase yields MKTLADLLLLGDPRLYESCEPVRPDELPLVPGWVADLHNVMEEIRAKYQFGRGIAAPQLGIMKRLFYLNIDRPGQAWPQVIINPELTSVSNDMDELWDDCMSFPNLLVRVRRHRSLTLTYRDEHWHEHVWPVSDWSLSELIQHEYDHLNGILCTMRAIDAQAFRWRPTPNS; encoded by the coding sequence ATGAAGACCCTCGCTGACCTGCTGCTCCTGGGCGACCCGCGCCTGTATGAATCCTGCGAACCCGTTCGACCCGACGAACTGCCGCTCGTGCCGGGCTGGGTGGCTGATTTGCATAACGTAATGGAGGAGATTCGGGCCAAATACCAGTTTGGGCGCGGTATTGCAGCCCCGCAACTGGGTATTATGAAACGGCTGTTCTACCTGAATATCGACCGTCCGGGCCAGGCTTGGCCGCAGGTCATTATCAACCCCGAACTAACATCTGTCAGCAACGATATGGACGAACTTTGGGACGATTGCATGAGTTTCCCCAACCTGCTGGTTCGGGTGCGCCGACACCGCAGTTTGACGCTGACCTACCGCGACGAACACTGGCACGAACACGTCTGGCCCGTTTCGGACTGGTCGCTTTCGGAACTGATTCAGCACGAGTACGACCACCTCAACGGCATTCTCTGCACCATGCGGGCCATCGATGCCCAGGCGTTTCGCTGGCGACCAACACCAAATTCTTAA
- a CDS encoding aminotransferase class V-fold PLP-dependent enzyme, protein MNNLQTLRADTPAVDTLTHFNNAGASLMPQPVVQAIIDSITLEAQVGGYEAAEVQQNAIQGFYAATAALLNAKPRNIAAVSSATDAYSQALSAIPFRAGDVILTTNNDYASNQLAFLSLQDRFDVRVVRAGDDPAGGVSVDDIAEKIQTLRPRLVAVTHVPTNSGLIQPVEAIGPLCREAGALYLVDACQSVGQLPVDVGQIQCDFLSATCRKFLRGPRGLGFLYVSDRVLSENYAPLFIDMHGATWTGPDSYRLADTAARFENWEFPYALMLGAAEAHRYALRVGVDAIAHRNAELCTNLRQRLAQLPGVRLLDEGNRLASIITLIHNQKTAAELKAALLAERINTSVSSYNAAVINYAQKGMTTAALRISPHYFNTDDEVERLVSLMEHRLNG, encoded by the coding sequence TTGAACAACCTCCAGACCCTTCGCGCCGATACGCCCGCCGTTGACACGCTGACCCACTTCAATAATGCCGGAGCGTCGCTGATGCCGCAGCCGGTGGTGCAGGCTATTATCGACTCAATCACGCTCGAAGCGCAGGTAGGTGGCTACGAAGCCGCTGAAGTACAGCAGAATGCCATTCAGGGATTTTACGCAGCTACGGCAGCGTTGCTTAACGCCAAACCCCGGAACATTGCCGCCGTTTCCAGCGCGACCGATGCCTACAGTCAGGCACTATCGGCCATTCCGTTTCGGGCGGGCGACGTTATTCTGACCACCAATAATGATTACGCATCCAACCAACTCGCTTTTCTGTCGTTGCAGGACCGGTTCGACGTGCGCGTAGTACGGGCCGGAGACGACCCGGCGGGTGGCGTTTCGGTTGACGACATAGCCGAAAAAATTCAGACTTTGCGCCCCCGGCTGGTAGCCGTTACACACGTACCGACCAACTCCGGGCTGATTCAGCCAGTCGAAGCCATCGGGCCGCTGTGCCGCGAAGCTGGAGCACTGTATTTGGTGGATGCGTGTCAGTCGGTGGGGCAGTTGCCGGTCGATGTGGGGCAGATTCAGTGTGATTTCCTGAGTGCCACCTGCCGCAAATTTCTGCGCGGGCCACGCGGTTTGGGCTTCCTCTACGTGTCGGACCGGGTGTTGTCAGAGAATTACGCGCCCCTGTTTATCGACATGCACGGAGCTACCTGGACTGGCCCCGACAGCTACCGGCTGGCCGACACCGCTGCCCGCTTTGAAAACTGGGAATTTCCCTACGCGTTGATGCTCGGAGCCGCCGAAGCCCACCGCTATGCCCTGCGCGTGGGAGTAGACGCCATCGCTCACCGAAACGCCGAGTTGTGTACGAACCTCCGTCAGCGACTGGCCCAACTGCCCGGCGTCCGGCTGCTGGACGAAGGCAACCGGCTGGCAAGCATCATTACGCTGATTCACAACCAGAAAACAGCCGCCGAACTAAAAGCCGCCCTGTTAGCCGAGCGCATTAACACCTCGGTCAGTTCGTACAATGCCGCCGTCATCAACTACGCCCAAAAAGGTATGACCACAGCCGCTCTGCGCATCTCTCCACATTATTTCAATACCGACGACGAAGTGGAGCGTTTAGTCAGTTTGATGGAACACAGATTAAACGGATGA
- the hisD gene encoding histidinol dehydrogenase, with translation MNIIPFPDRAEWPALLARPVQSTEQIEAVVAPILARVRAGGDAALVELAQQFDKVTLDATQLEVTSDVLDAAENQLSVVLKAAIRQAYQNIRTFHEAQRQTVEKIETMPGVTCWRKSVGIERVGLYIPGGTAPLFSTVLMLGVPAQLAGCREVVLCTPSNHPAIYFAAKLVGITKIFRLGGAQAIAAMAYGTESVPQVYKIFGPGNQYVTAAKMLVAKEGVAIDMPAGPSEVAVYADDSAIPAFVVADLLSQAEHGADSQVLLVSTSKRLINSVNLTMSTQLGKLPRRDLAAKALENSKAILVETHADAIDLLNQYAAEHLILSVENAEAVSDEIINAGSIFLGNYTPESAGDYASGTNHTLPTNGFARAYSGVSLDSFVKKITVQHISPDGLQVLGPVVEAMAEAESLDAHKRAVSIRLASLTEANLV, from the coding sequence ATGAACATCATTCCTTTCCCTGACCGGGCCGAGTGGCCTGCGTTGCTGGCCCGGCCCGTTCAGTCGACTGAGCAGATTGAGGCCGTTGTGGCTCCGATTCTGGCCCGCGTTCGGGCCGGTGGCGATGCTGCATTGGTTGAACTGGCCCAACAGTTCGACAAAGTGACGCTCGATGCAACCCAACTCGAAGTTACTTCAGACGTACTCGACGCGGCTGAAAATCAGCTTTCAGTGGTGTTGAAAGCGGCCATCCGGCAGGCGTATCAGAACATTCGCACGTTTCACGAAGCACAGCGGCAGACGGTCGAAAAAATCGAAACCATGCCGGGCGTAACGTGCTGGCGCAAAAGCGTCGGCATCGAACGTGTTGGGCTGTACATTCCAGGCGGCACGGCCCCGCTCTTCAGCACAGTGCTGATGCTGGGCGTTCCGGCGCAGTTGGCGGGTTGCCGCGAGGTCGTGCTTTGCACGCCCAGTAACCACCCGGCTATTTACTTTGCCGCTAAACTGGTTGGCATTACCAAAATTTTTCGGCTGGGCGGAGCGCAGGCCATTGCGGCTATGGCTTATGGTACGGAGTCGGTGCCGCAGGTTTACAAGATTTTCGGGCCGGGTAATCAGTACGTTACAGCCGCCAAAATGCTCGTTGCCAAAGAAGGCGTCGCCATCGATATGCCCGCCGGGCCGAGCGAAGTAGCCGTTTATGCCGACGATTCGGCCATTCCGGCGTTTGTGGTGGCCGATTTACTCTCACAGGCCGAACACGGAGCCGACAGTCAGGTGCTATTAGTATCGACCAGTAAGCGGCTCATCAACAGCGTGAACCTGACGATGAGCACGCAACTCGGCAAACTGCCCCGGCGCGATTTGGCGGCTAAAGCCCTCGAAAACAGCAAGGCCATTCTGGTCGAAACCCATGCCGACGCCATTGATTTGCTGAACCAGTATGCCGCCGAACACCTGATTCTGAGCGTCGAAAATGCCGAAGCCGTATCCGACGAAATTATCAATGCCGGGTCGATTTTCTTAGGCAACTACACGCCCGAATCGGCAGGCGATTACGCATCCGGCACGAACCACACCCTGCCCACCAACGGCTTTGCACGGGCCTACAGCGGGGTTTCGCTCGATAGTTTCGTGAAGAAAATCACGGTGCAGCACATCAGCCCGGACGGGTTGCAAGTGCTTGGCCCGGTGGTTGAAGCGATGGCCGAAGCCGAATCGCTCGACGCCCACAAACGCGCCGTAAGCATCCGGCTGGCGAGTCTGACCGAAGCGAATTTGGTGTAA